Within the Clostridium scatologenes genome, the region TACAGAACTGTCAACGTTGGAACCAGAAGGTAAACCTACAATACTTCTAAATTGATAAATGGCACTTTGAGTTTGAGAATCTATTTTTCCAGTAACATAACTTTGTCCTAAACTTAAGCAATGTACTCTTTGTAAATCATGTTGAATTGAACAGATATATTCATAAGAATATGATTCAACTAATCTTCTTCCACCACTAAAGTCAGAATGTAATGATGAAATTTTTACTACATCTCCTGTCTGTGGAGCATGAATCATGTTTCCATTACCTACATATATTCCAACATGATGTGCAGGAGAACCAAAAAAGACTAAATCACCTGGTTGAAGATCACTTCTAGATACATATGTACCTTGACCTTGTTGTTCTGATGCTGTTCTTTTTAAATCTATTCCGAAATGTCCATAAACATAGTAAGTAAATCCTGAGCAGTCAAATCCTGAAGGTGAAGTTCCTCCCCAAACATAAGGTGTCCCTATAAATTTCTCTGCATAATTTACAATGTCATCTCCAGTAGCAGCTTGTACTTTATTAAAAGAAGCTCCACTGAAAACAATCATTGCTGCTAAGAATAAGAAAATTTGAATTTTTTTAAGTATTTTCATAATGTACATACCCCCATAAAATTTATTATATTATTTTTGTAGCACACTTGTATAAATTAACTTTTATATCCATATAAAACGTTTCATTATAAAGCTTGTCCATATAATTGATGCTCTGTAGAAGAAACTTCTTATCCACATCATATGAACCCATCATACTTTCTTTTATACATCTACAAGCTTTTTTGAATTCTCCATCCCTAATCTGATATGGTATTTTTAAATTATACAAGTATTTACAATTAAAACGTTTATGTATATAATATAACATAAATGTTATATTATTGCAATATATGTGTTTTAAGGATAAAATGTTATAAATTTAATTGTAGAAAATTAGGGGGAACTATTTTGAATTTGAAATTGCTTAACAAAAAATCTATTTGGCTTATTATTATCTTTGCCATTACTTTTACAATAGCTATAAGAATAAACGAAGTAAAAGCAAGTGCCAGTAACATATATTATGTTTCAACTAATGGTAATGATAGTAATCAAGGAACTATAAGTAGTCCATTTAGAACAATAAAGAAGGGGATGATGAATTTAAGGCAAGGAGATACTCTTTTTATTAGAGGAGGAATTTATTCAAATGAACGTATTGATGTTGTAAATATGAAGGGATCAACTGAAAAGTGGTATACTGTTAAAAATTATCCGGGAGAAATAGCAACACTTGATGGTAAAGGAGTTGCAGATGTAGCAATGAAATTTATTGGTTCATCATATTGGCATATCGAAGGTTTAGAGATAACTAATTATAGAGGTGCGGGAATATGGTTAAATGGACAATCGGCAGCAAATAGCAATTTTCAATTGATAGGATTGAAAATACATAATTTTAATGATCCAGTTATAAGTGCTTATGGAACTGAGGGAATTCTTGGGGATGGAGATTCCAATTTTTGTACAGTAAAAAATTGTGAAATATATGATGTAGGATTGTTAAATAACTTAAAGAAAGATCATGGTATATATATTGGTTATGGCATAAAAAATTGGATCATAGATGCCAATAGAATTCATGATAATTCGGGAGCAGGAATTCATATGTATGGTGAGCCAGATGGAGGGAGCTATTGTACTGTAACTAATAATTTGGTTTATAATAATCATAATTATGGAATTGTATTAGCTTCTAAAGCTACAGAAACAAATGTTTATAACAACACTTTATATAATAATTCTGAATGTGATGTTTATATGAGAGACGGTGCTTCAGGAAATACATTTAAAAACAATATATTTGGATCATTTGGTTCAAACTTTAATATAGAAATTATGACTGGTGATGTTGTAAATAATTCATTTGATTATAATTGTTATTGGAAAACAGACGGACAAGTTATATATAGATATACATCGGGATTAAATTTAAACCAATGGAAATCATATGGGGTAGAATCACACAGCCAATATGGTGATCCAAAGTTTATTAATGCATCTGGAGGAAATTTCAGAGTATATGGAAATAGTAGAACTACCGGAATGGGCATTGATGATGGAAAAGTTCCATGTTATGATTATGAAGGAAATTTACGAGAAGCGCCAACACATGAAATTGGAGCGTATGATTATAATATATTATATGATGAGTTTGACAATAAAACATCTAAAAATAGTTCAAATCCAGTAAAATATACAATATTTGGTGGAGGATGGAGAACTATGGTGGATGGAAGTTATGTAATGGAACAATATGGTGAAGCTAATAAAGTAATGAAGGCGATTAGTGGAAAAGCTACCTGGGATAACTACTCTGTTGAGGCGAAGGTTAAAATGCTTACAAGTGGGTATGGATCTGATGCAGGTCTAATTGCAAGATGCTCTGATGATGGTGAAGTATATTATCTTGTTAGGTTAGAAACCTCAGGTATTACAATATATAAGGTTGAACATGGAAACTGGACTAATTTAGGATATACAACAGGAAATTATTCAAAAGATAATTGGTATAATATGGGTATCATATGCAATGGGTCTATGATTTCAGCAAGTATAAATGGAAGAATTGTCAAAAACGTTATAGATTATTCAATAACTAAAGGTAAGGCTGGAATGTATACATCATATTATGCTAGATGGGATAACTTCAAGGTGTCACCAAGAAATTAATAAGAAACCACCTAAAGCATATTGGAATGATAATAATGGTAAAGGTGGATCTAAAACACTATAATAAATGAAGGTACTTCTTAAGAGGTACCTATTTTAATTTAAAAACAAAATTTATAGGTAAAGAATAAAGGGTATATTACTATATGATAAAAGGAAAAATGTTTTTGCATTGTTTTAGAATTATAACAGAGCAAAAAATATAGTCTTGAAAATCTATAATTACTTGGAAATATAGAAACAGAAAAACTTATAAGTGGTACAATAAAAATAGCTAAAACAATAAAAGATAAAAATTTTTAAAATTATGTTAAAAGGTATGAAAAGTTAATAATGGTAGAACTCATTTTGGAATTTATATGAGAAACAAGAGATTATAAATTTTCATGTGTCTGTCCGTGATATTTCTTAAAAATATTGTAAATTTTTGTTGTGTATGATATATTATATATTTGTAGATTAATTATTAAGGAGGCTTTTATTGAGAATGGAAAATATAAAAATAGATATACAGAAACACATAAAAGATAAAAAATTTCAATTTTTTCTTAAGCGAATATTAGATATAGTTTTATCATTGATAGGAATAATAGTGTTATCTCCTATATTTATATTACTTACTATATGGATTAAAATGGACTCAGAAGGGCCGGCTATTTTTAAACAGATTAGAGTGGGCAAAGATGCAGAGGAATTTACTATATATAAATTTAGAACTATGGTTGTAAATGCAGAAAAAAAGAGAGAATTAGATATAGACCCAACTAATTTGGAGAATTTTGTTTTTCAAAGTAGAAGTGATAACAGAATCACTAAATCAGGAGCTTTTTTAAGAAAAACAAGCTTAGATGAAATTCCACAATTGTTTAATGTTTTCTTTGGAAATATGAGTTTGGTAGGACCTAGACCAGAAATACCAGACGTAGTCAAATTTTATCCGGAAGCTTATAGACAAAGGCTTTTAGTTCCTCCTGGTATAACAGGTTTAGCACAGATAAGTGGAAGAGGAGAAATTGAGTTAGGAAAAACAGTATATTATGATTTAACATATATAAAAGAATTTTCAATATGGGAAGATATAAAAATTTTATTTAAAACTATATTTTCAGTTTTTAAAAAAGAAGGTGCATTTTAATTTTTGATATTGTAAAGGTAATTTAGACAAGGAGGTTTTAATGAAACACTTAAAAAAAATTATATATATCATTTGTTTTATTGCAGTTTTTTCATTGAAAAGTGCTTATGTGCATGCTTATGAAAATTCTGCAGATGAGTATTATAAGTTAATATGTGAATGTTCTTATTCAGAACCTTATAAAGCAATAAAGATTCTTTCAGAAGCACATGAACTGTATCCAAAAGATGAAAGATTTATTCAAGAATTAAATAATAGGGCTAAGGTAATATTGAGTTGGAGTAAAGGAAGTCAACTTAATGGAAAGTTTGATGGAGCTATATATGGATATAATATAATAATAAAAACAAATGATATATCACAGATTATAAAAGATGAAGCAAATGTTTGTATGATACTCTCGAAAAGAGGAGAAAAGGCTATAAATGGAAGGATTAATTTGCCACAGCAATTTGATTCAGTAGAAAATTATCAAAATGAATATGAAAAATCTGGATATGAATATCAGAGAATAGGATGTTATAATACATTTGGAAATTACTTGTATATAGAAAATGTTTCAAGTTATTCAACTGAAAATGATATTTTATTCGATGGCATGGGTTTTCCTATGTTAAAGTACTCAGGTAAGTTTTATTACAATCCAATTACTATAGAGCAATATACCCTTAGTTCATACAATAGATATTTAAATGCACAAGATGAAAATAAAGCATATTTAAAAAATCAATTTTTAAATGGGGCAAATTGGATTATAAATAATATTGATGAAGATGGAGCATTAAGGTATGAATTTAATTACAAGCATTATTTGTGTGATGAAGAATTTAAACCAGGATGGGTATCAGCCATGGCTCAAGGTCAAGCGCTAAGTGTATTATCAAGAGCTTACCATTTAACAGGTGATAAAAAGTATTTTAATGCAGGAAATAATATATTTAAATTTTTAACTACTAATATATCAGATGGTGGTGTTATGGATAATTTAGGTGGATTAGATGAGTCACTTAAGGATTATATATTCTTTCAATTGTATGTAACAAAACCTCAATCATATACGTTAAATGGGCATATGTATACGTTGATAGGGATATATGACTGGTCTAACTTAGATGCAGATAAGGAAGTTAAAGAAAAGGCTAAGTTTTATTTTGAACAAGGGTTAAAAACTTTGAAATACATACTTCCATATTATGATATAGGAGGATTTGTGACTTACGATTTGGGGTATTTGACTAAGCCTGGAATAAAGCCTACAGTTAATTTAAGTTATTATGGATGCCATATCACATTACTTGATGCTTTGTATGAAATAACAAAGGATAAAACTTTTGGAGATTATGCTTATTTGTGGAATCATTATGTAGAAAAATATTAATTAAATGTTTCAATTTAGAAAATTGAGTAGGTGAATATGCCTGCTTAATTTTTTTAAAAAGAAAGAATTGAGATTAATGCCTATAAGGCATCTGAAAAGAAATAATGAGCTAAAGATGGTAAGGTAAAATATTGATTTCGGAGGAATGCTATGTTTACTAGGATATTAAAGTATAATGTCTTTAATGGAACGATAAAAGAACTTATGAAGTATGTGGAGCAGTTTGAAAAGGTTAATATAATATCAGGGAATCCAGAAGTTTTATATAATGGTCTTAATGAACCTTTGCTATTTGAGAATTTTACTAGCAACAGGGCTATAATAATTCCAGATGGTATTGGAACTGTACTGGCTTCTAAAGTTGTAAAAAATCCTGTAAAGGAAAAAATTGCAGGTATAGAGCTTATGGAGGAAATAGTAAAAAAATGTGAAAGAGAAGGTAAAAGTATATATTTAATTGGTGCTAAACAAGAGATATTGGATGCTTGTGTAGAGAAACTTCAAAGTAAATATGCTAAGTTAAATATAAGTGGTAGTCATAATGGATATTTCGATTTAAATAATTGTAATGATTTAATAGATGATATTAAAGCTAGAAAACCATATGCATTATTCATAGCTATGGGATCACCAAGACAGGATGTATTCATTATAAAAAATATGGAAGAATTGCCTTGCAAGGTTTTTATGGGTGTTGGTGGAAGTTTTGATGTATTTGCAGGCAAAGTAAAAAGAGCACCTAATTGGATGATAAAGTTAGGATTAGAATGGTTATATAGGGTAGCTAAGGAACCTTTTAGAGTCAAAAGGCTTGGTTCAATACCTAAATTTTTATTAGAAGTTGTTAAATATAAAAGCAAATAGTTAGCATATATTAGCAGATGAAGCAATCTACTAAATGTAAGCAATAACTCATGAATAATGTATATGTTATTTACACAAGCTACATTTAAAGGAGTGTGGAGTTTATGCAATTTTATGATGTTATAAAAAATAGAACTAGTATAAAAGAATTTAAAAGTACTACTATAGACAGAGATAAAATAGATAGAATGATTAATGCAGCAATGATGTCTCCTTCATGGAAGAATTCCTCATGCTATAAATTTATTATTGTGGAAGATAAGGATAAAAAGGACATTATAGCTAATGCTGTAAGAAATGAAACTGATGAAGCTGGAAAGGCTATTAAGGAAGCACCAATAGCAGCAGTAGTAGTAGCTGATCCTGATAAGTCAGGTGAAGTGGATGGAAAGCAATATTATCTAGTAGATGGAGCCATTGCCATGGAGCATTTTATTCTTGCAGCTACTGAAGAGGGTTATGGTACTTGTTGGGTAGCAGCCTTGGATGAAGATATGGTAAGACATGCACTAAGCATACCTGAAAAATATAGAATTGTTGGAGTTACACCTGTAGGAGAAATAAAACAAGAAAAAGGTCATTATGCTGCAAAAAGCGCTGGGGAGTACGTATTTCGGGATTCTTGGAATGAAGCTTATGTAGGAAATAGCAAGGTTTTACATTAAGTAAGATAAGAGTTACATGATTATAATATAATAATATTTATA harbors:
- a CDS encoding right-handed parallel beta-helix repeat-containing protein, with the protein product MNLKLLNKKSIWLIIIFAITFTIAIRINEVKASASNIYYVSTNGNDSNQGTISSPFRTIKKGMMNLRQGDTLFIRGGIYSNERIDVVNMKGSTEKWYTVKNYPGEIATLDGKGVADVAMKFIGSSYWHIEGLEITNYRGAGIWLNGQSAANSNFQLIGLKIHNFNDPVISAYGTEGILGDGDSNFCTVKNCEIYDVGLLNNLKKDHGIYIGYGIKNWIIDANRIHDNSGAGIHMYGEPDGGSYCTVTNNLVYNNHNYGIVLASKATETNVYNNTLYNNSECDVYMRDGASGNTFKNNIFGSFGSNFNIEIMTGDVVNNSFDYNCYWKTDGQVIYRYTSGLNLNQWKSYGVESHSQYGDPKFINASGGNFRVYGNSRTTGMGIDDGKVPCYDYEGNLREAPTHEIGAYDYNILYDEFDNKTSKNSSNPVKYTIFGGGWRTMVDGSYVMEQYGEANKVMKAISGKATWDNYSVEAKVKMLTSGYGSDAGLIARCSDDGEVYYLVRLETSGITIYKVEHGNWTNLGYTTGNYSKDNWYNMGIICNGSMISASINGRIVKNVIDYSITKGKAGMYTSYYARWDNFKVSPRN
- a CDS encoding sugar transferase → MENIKIDIQKHIKDKKFQFFLKRILDIVLSLIGIIVLSPIFILLTIWIKMDSEGPAIFKQIRVGKDAEEFTIYKFRTMVVNAEKKRELDIDPTNLENFVFQSRSDNRITKSGAFLRKTSLDEIPQLFNVFFGNMSLVGPRPEIPDVVKFYPEAYRQRLLVPPGITGLAQISGRGEIELGKTVYYDLTYIKEFSIWEDIKILFKTIFSVFKKEGAF
- a CDS encoding D-glucuronyl C5-epimerase family protein; the encoded protein is MKHLKKIIYIICFIAVFSLKSAYVHAYENSADEYYKLICECSYSEPYKAIKILSEAHELYPKDERFIQELNNRAKVILSWSKGSQLNGKFDGAIYGYNIIIKTNDISQIIKDEANVCMILSKRGEKAINGRINLPQQFDSVENYQNEYEKSGYEYQRIGCYNTFGNYLYIENVSSYSTENDILFDGMGFPMLKYSGKFYYNPITIEQYTLSSYNRYLNAQDENKAYLKNQFLNGANWIINNIDEDGALRYEFNYKHYLCDEEFKPGWVSAMAQGQALSVLSRAYHLTGDKKYFNAGNNIFKFLTTNISDGGVMDNLGGLDESLKDYIFFQLYVTKPQSYTLNGHMYTLIGIYDWSNLDADKEVKEKAKFYFEQGLKTLKYILPYYDIGGFVTYDLGYLTKPGIKPTVNLSYYGCHITLLDALYEITKDKTFGDYAYLWNHYVEKY
- a CDS encoding WecB/TagA/CpsF family glycosyltransferase, with the translated sequence MFTRILKYNVFNGTIKELMKYVEQFEKVNIISGNPEVLYNGLNEPLLFENFTSNRAIIIPDGIGTVLASKVVKNPVKEKIAGIELMEEIVKKCEREGKSIYLIGAKQEILDACVEKLQSKYAKLNISGSHNGYFDLNNCNDLIDDIKARKPYALFIAMGSPRQDVFIIKNMEELPCKVFMGVGGSFDVFAGKVKRAPNWMIKLGLEWLYRVAKEPFRVKRLGSIPKFLLEVVKYKSK
- a CDS encoding nitroreductase family protein, coding for MQFYDVIKNRTSIKEFKSTTIDRDKIDRMINAAMMSPSWKNSSCYKFIIVEDKDKKDIIANAVRNETDEAGKAIKEAPIAAVVVADPDKSGEVDGKQYYLVDGAIAMEHFILAATEEGYGTCWVAALDEDMVRHALSIPEKYRIVGVTPVGEIKQEKGHYAAKSAGEYVFRDSWNEAYVGNSKVLH